A window from Lactiplantibacillus pentosus encodes these proteins:
- a CDS encoding MFS transporter yields the protein MSNKRIILVSQFINNFGTAFSRIALIILVTTWYKNAIYVGIYSFFLFIPQVVLATPIGYLIDSRRDEKRLLLVSSFLAALAILCVAAMDYFQVHSFVLLVALAVVYSVISDIYAPCITKVTVYLFDKSDFNDINASISGAMTAANLFSGIIVTYFISFLPFTALFLFDFVSYIVVMVLLMFLHIPPTNTATDGVAATAAQSTSMWNSFKIVKDFLSMFPYIVPVYFSAILFNILLAPMNVYLTQVAYQIFDNAKTTGLLESFYSLGFLIGSLTYKFLCTKFPMSRLIQTSLLLVPITLAIFGSAHSLPVALLGLAGLGIVIPFFNISSKTIIQNKVPQAKLGVIFNSYFALMNLSQPIGLLGIPVLIGVFGVTSVLLVGGAFYLIAAIMLVLFNQISVELNE from the coding sequence ATGAGCAACAAAAGAATTATCCTAGTTAGTCAGTTTATCAATAATTTTGGCACGGCATTTTCCCGAATTGCCTTAATTATCTTAGTCACGACTTGGTACAAGAATGCGATCTACGTCGGAATTTACTCGTTCTTCTTGTTTATTCCGCAAGTGGTCCTTGCAACGCCGATTGGTTATCTGATTGACTCGAGGCGTGATGAAAAACGTTTATTGCTGGTCTCTAGCTTCTTAGCGGCCCTGGCAATTCTGTGTGTGGCCGCCATGGACTATTTCCAAGTGCATTCATTCGTCTTATTGGTCGCGTTGGCGGTGGTGTATTCAGTGATTTCTGACATCTATGCGCCATGTATTACTAAGGTGACCGTGTATTTATTTGATAAGTCAGATTTTAATGATATCAATGCGTCAATCAGTGGTGCCATGACTGCCGCTAATCTTTTCTCGGGAATCATCGTCACCTATTTCATCAGCTTTTTACCATTTACAGCATTGTTTTTGTTTGATTTTGTCTCGTACATAGTAGTGATGGTGCTGTTGATGTTTTTACATATCCCACCCACCAACACGGCTACGGATGGCGTTGCAGCAACTGCAGCCCAATCTACCTCAATGTGGAATAGTTTTAAGATCGTTAAAGATTTTTTGTCGATGTTTCCTTATATCGTTCCCGTCTATTTTTCAGCAATCCTGTTTAATATTTTACTGGCGCCGATGAATGTTTATTTAACCCAAGTGGCCTATCAGATTTTTGACAATGCCAAAACGACTGGGCTACTGGAATCATTTTATTCGCTGGGCTTCTTAATTGGGTCGTTAACGTATAAGTTCCTGTGCACCAAATTCCCGATGAGTCGCTTGATTCAAACATCGTTGCTGTTAGTGCCAATCACCTTGGCTATCTTCGGGAGTGCCCATTCGTTACCAGTGGCGCTACTGGGGCTAGCTGGATTGGGAATCGTCATTCCGTTCTTCAATATTTCATCGAAGACAATTATTCAAAATAAGGTGCCACAAGCGAAATTAGGGGTTATTTTTAACAGCTACTTTGCGTTGATGAACTTGTCACAGCCAATTGGGCTACTAGGGATTCCCGTGTTGATTGGCGTGTTCGGGGTGACTAGTGTCTTGCTGGTCGGCGGCGCATTTTACTTGATTGCGGCAATCATGCTGGTTCTGTTCAATCAGATTTCTGTGGAACTGAATGAATAA
- a CDS encoding ABC transporter ATP-binding protein, whose translation MIDSIYFGNAITAIANRDFQTFIRDMIIAFSAITLFAICIPINDHFRERLKQTMEAELRNDIADSINGLKYAQVKENDTGKYVSWMTNDLTIIDEQGFENVFDALQSLTAVLINAIMIVKYHYSLLILTLILAALMILGPKILQAKLERESKSYSQANEQLTETMTDTFDGYNALYILGQKHLINQRVRHASKRFGKYKVAFVTAKAENNGLINWISVLSQAAIGVLAGSLALNGIMKVGNVITCSSLAGVIFGNLTALSFAIVGLRTVKPIIKKFQLASSNSATQATSQATTQSTANLTNFQRAIDFDDVTFTYDNQSTPTLRKLNLRLEKNHKYALVAPSGFGKTTILNLIFGMYTDYQGTLTIDGQDYRQLPESQIQAQMLYVDQHPYIFTGNLRENILMGRTVDDQTFAAVCRICGIDEFVDELPDGFATQLRHGGANLSGGQMQRVAMARMLLSDRPILLLDEITSALDLETALRVETNILQQSNKTVIMVTHNLHQQTKPLFDEIIDLTADVRQA comes from the coding sequence ATGATTGATAGCATCTACTTTGGGAATGCGATTACGGCAATTGCTAATCGTGATTTTCAAACGTTTATTCGTGACATGATCATTGCGTTCAGTGCCATCACGCTCTTTGCAATTTGTATTCCCATCAACGATCATTTTCGCGAACGCTTAAAACAAACGATGGAAGCAGAATTACGGAACGATATTGCGGATTCGATTAATGGATTGAAGTATGCGCAGGTCAAAGAAAACGATACGGGTAAGTACGTCTCGTGGATGACTAACGATCTAACCATTATTGATGAACAAGGATTTGAAAATGTCTTTGATGCGCTGCAGTCGCTGACGGCCGTGTTGATTAATGCCATCATGATCGTCAAATATCACTATAGCCTGCTGATTTTGACACTGATCTTGGCGGCGTTGATGATTCTAGGTCCTAAAATCTTACAAGCCAAGCTTGAACGCGAATCGAAATCATACAGTCAAGCTAATGAACAACTGACGGAGACCATGACGGATACCTTTGACGGGTATAATGCGCTCTATATTCTGGGGCAAAAACACTTGATCAACCAGCGCGTTCGGCATGCATCTAAGCGGTTTGGTAAATACAAGGTCGCTTTTGTGACAGCTAAGGCGGAAAATAATGGGCTGATTAATTGGATCAGCGTTCTGAGTCAAGCGGCGATTGGTGTCTTGGCTGGTTCGCTGGCCCTCAATGGTATTATGAAAGTGGGGAATGTCATCACGTGCTCGTCATTGGCCGGGGTGATTTTTGGTAACTTAACGGCTTTGAGTTTTGCGATTGTAGGATTGCGGACGGTTAAACCCATTATTAAAAAGTTTCAGTTGGCTTCAAGCAATTCAGCAACCCAAGCGACATCTCAAGCAACAACCCAATCAACGGCTAACTTGACGAATTTCCAACGAGCCATTGATTTTGATGACGTGACTTTTACATATGATAATCAAAGCACCCCAACACTGCGGAAGCTTAATTTACGGCTTGAAAAGAATCATAAGTATGCCTTGGTTGCGCCATCCGGGTTTGGAAAAACGACAATTTTGAATTTGATTTTTGGGATGTATACGGATTATCAAGGGACTTTGACGATTGATGGTCAAGATTATCGTCAGTTACCAGAAAGTCAGATTCAAGCGCAAATGTTATATGTAGACCAGCATCCCTATATCTTTACCGGGAATTTACGGGAGAACATCTTAATGGGACGGACGGTCGATGACCAAACATTCGCCGCTGTTTGCCGGATCTGCGGTATCGATGAATTTGTCGACGAGCTACCAGATGGATTCGCGACGCAATTACGACATGGTGGGGCCAATTTGTCCGGTGGTCAGATGCAACGGGTGGCGATGGCGAGAATGTTATTAAGTGATCGACCAATCTTGTTATTAGATGAAATCACCTCTGCGTTGGATCTGGAAACCGCATTACGCGTGGAAACAAATATTCTACAACAGTCGAATAAGACGGTAATCATGGTGACCCATAATCTGCATCAGCAGACCAAACCTTTATTTGACGAAATCATCGATTTGACCGCAGATGTACGCCAAGCCTAG
- a CDS encoding biotin transporter BioY: MTNQQTVKHLTQTAMVTALIIVLGFFPGIPVGIIPVPIVLQNMGIFLAAELLGRKYGTIAVALFLGLVALGLPLLSGGRGGAAVFLGPTGGYLVAWLLAPVLIGTLMKLTSATTSGYWWLEVGIVWLAGIAFVDIVGAVWLAIQSNMTLSAALLSNLAFIPGDIIKATLAVLIARRVRAVIDFGVAA, translated from the coding sequence ATGACAAATCAACAGACAGTCAAACATTTGACGCAGACGGCGATGGTAACGGCGCTAATCATTGTTCTGGGGTTCTTTCCGGGGATTCCGGTGGGGATTATTCCAGTGCCAATCGTGCTGCAAAATATGGGGATTTTCTTGGCGGCTGAATTATTGGGTCGCAAATATGGCACGATTGCCGTGGCATTGTTCCTGGGCTTAGTGGCATTAGGCTTGCCGCTGTTGTCAGGTGGTCGCGGTGGGGCGGCCGTGTTCTTAGGACCAACCGGTGGCTACCTCGTGGCGTGGTTGTTGGCGCCCGTCTTGATTGGGACGTTAATGAAGTTGACGTCGGCAACGACAAGTGGCTACTGGTGGTTGGAAGTTGGCATCGTGTGGTTAGCCGGTATTGCGTTTGTCGACATTGTCGGGGCGGTCTGGCTGGCAATTCAGTCCAATATGACGCTTTCGGCTGCTTTATTATCGAACTTGGCCTTTATTCCGGGAGATATTATTAAGGCGACGCTAGCTGTTTTGATTGCGCGGCGCGTCCGGGCCGTCATCGATTTTGGCGTTGCAGCATAA
- a CDS encoding biotin--[acetyl-CoA-carboxylase] ligase has protein sequence MTTKEQVLMTLVAHPGTWLSGDQLAQQIGRSRESVWKAINALKKQGHQIESRKNRGYCYQGSQQLDATAIQVHGQHQFPGPIEVVAETTSTQLLAKEFLSQHPAQIAAFLADQQTAGYGRQGRHFYSPANTGLYLSVVIPNPTQALANVGLLTTGISVSVLKVLQQFYPTKDFQLKWVNDIYLDHHKVGGIITEASLELESSSTMAFIVGIGLNLTTTDFPQELRTRAQAVDTTVAVNRNQLAAALLAEVVALSKRYTSADFLPAYRAKSAVLGKQVTLQVGRQVVTGLAEDIDAHGGLVLRLPSGDHQIFTSGEVVKVGVEA, from the coding sequence ATGACAACGAAAGAACAAGTCTTAATGACATTAGTGGCACACCCCGGGACATGGCTATCGGGGGATCAATTGGCTCAGCAGATTGGCCGCAGTCGTGAAAGTGTCTGGAAAGCAATCAACGCGCTCAAAAAGCAGGGCCATCAGATTGAGAGTCGTAAAAATCGCGGGTATTGTTACCAGGGTAGTCAGCAGTTGGACGCGACGGCGATTCAAGTCCATGGTCAACATCAGTTTCCAGGGCCGATTGAGGTGGTGGCCGAGACGACATCGACGCAGCTACTGGCTAAAGAATTTTTGAGCCAGCATCCCGCCCAAATCGCGGCTTTCTTGGCGGATCAGCAAACGGCCGGCTATGGGCGACAGGGGCGTCATTTTTACTCGCCAGCCAATACGGGGCTCTATCTGAGTGTGGTTATTCCCAATCCGACGCAAGCCTTGGCTAATGTCGGGCTACTGACCACCGGTATCTCGGTGAGTGTGCTGAAAGTGTTACAACAATTTTACCCAACTAAGGACTTTCAGCTGAAATGGGTCAATGATATTTATCTGGACCATCATAAGGTCGGTGGCATCATTACCGAGGCAAGTCTTGAACTAGAATCGAGTTCAACCATGGCTTTCATTGTCGGCATCGGTCTGAATTTGACGACGACTGATTTTCCACAGGAACTGCGAACACGTGCGCAAGCCGTCGATACAACGGTGGCGGTCAATCGTAATCAGCTGGCCGCGGCGCTATTGGCTGAAGTTGTAGCGCTATCGAAACGCTATACTAGCGCTGACTTCTTGCCAGCGTACCGGGCTAAATCTGCCGTTCTCGGCAAACAAGTCACGTTGCAAGTGGGACGGCAGGTCGTGACGGGGCTGGCCGAAGATATCGATGCTCATGGTGGCTTGGTCTTACGATTACCGTCTGGGGATCACCAAATCTTTACGAGTGGTGAGGTGGTCAAAGTCGGTGTTGAAGCATGA
- a CDS encoding CHY zinc finger protein — MRQSWLQIDGLNLDQAGRCQHYHQATDIAALWCSQCQRYYACYHCHDALCTHRFVPASRQSLAVMCGNCRYRMTVAQYHTGACPNCQAAFNPRCKRHDTLYFKPDE, encoded by the coding sequence ATGAGGCAGTCGTGGCTTCAGATTGACGGGTTAAATCTCGACCAGGCGGGGCGCTGCCAACATTATCATCAAGCAACCGACATTGCCGCCTTGTGGTGCTCGCAATGTCAACGATATTATGCGTGCTATCACTGCCATGATGCATTATGTACGCATCGTTTTGTCCCGGCCAGTCGCCAGTCGCTAGCCGTGATGTGTGGCAATTGTCGCTATCGAATGACCGTTGCACAGTATCACACTGGGGCTTGTCCCAATTGTCAGGCAGCGTTCAATCCCCGTTGTAAGCGCCATGATACGTTGTACTTTAAGCCTGACGAGTGA
- a CDS encoding MetQ/NlpA family ABC transporter substrate-binding protein yields MRRNTKWLLALGGILVVLVAIIGLSRGGGSQASSNKLTTVKIGVAPGPYGDMATKVIGPLLEKKGYKVVTKEFNDYVQPNKALNSGEIDANLFQHTLYLKTFAKANHLKLSAIGETPTLGMGIYSKKISALSDLQRGDTVSLPNDPSNLARALQLLAAQKLITLKKNINVATASTADIASNPHQLKIKTLDAAQLPQSMSNVTIALIPGNYSWNAKLKPSKALALEKLKEDYKEVFVVKTSQRNSKFAKAVKSVLNSAAFKKAIAKSEFKDFDKPASWQ; encoded by the coding sequence ATGAGAAGAAATACAAAGTGGTTGTTAGCGTTAGGCGGCATTCTAGTCGTATTGGTCGCCATTATTGGCTTGAGTCGCGGTGGCGGTTCTCAGGCGAGTTCCAATAAATTGACAACGGTGAAGATTGGGGTCGCGCCTGGGCCATATGGGGACATGGCGACTAAAGTGATTGGCCCGTTACTAGAGAAGAAGGGTTATAAGGTCGTGACCAAGGAATTCAACGATTACGTGCAGCCCAACAAGGCTTTGAATTCTGGCGAGATTGACGCTAACCTGTTCCAACACACGCTGTATCTCAAGACATTTGCCAAAGCGAACCATTTGAAACTATCAGCGATCGGTGAAACGCCCACGCTAGGCATGGGGATCTATTCTAAAAAGATTTCCGCACTCAGCGATTTGCAACGCGGCGACACCGTCTCGCTACCGAATGATCCGTCTAACTTGGCGCGGGCCTTACAATTGCTGGCAGCTCAAAAGTTGATCACGTTGAAGAAGAATATCAACGTGGCCACAGCTAGCACCGCTGATATCGCTTCGAACCCGCATCAATTGAAGATTAAAACGCTGGATGCGGCGCAATTACCACAATCAATGAGCAACGTGACGATTGCCTTGATTCCCGGAAACTATTCTTGGAATGCTAAGTTGAAGCCATCCAAAGCGTTGGCGCTTGAAAAATTGAAGGAAGATTACAAGGAAGTCTTCGTCGTTAAGACGAGTCAACGCAATTCCAAGTTTGCAAAAGCTGTTAAGTCAGTCTTGAATAGCGCGGCTTTCAAGAAGGCCATCGCCAAATCTGAATTTAAGGATTTCGATAAGCCCGCATCGTGGCAGTAG
- a CDS encoding methionine ABC transporter ATP-binding protein translates to MSQIELKHIDVTFQQKKRTVQAVKDVSLTVEKGEIFGIVGLSGAGKSTLVRMINYLQAPSRGQVVVDGQELTKANRREIAAIRKKIGFIFQNFNLVGNRTIAQNLAFALTAGGYPEKQQPARIQELLSLVGLAERQDNYPSQLSGGQKQRVGIARALANDPDILLCDEATSALDVETAEEIIQILKDINQRLHITIVFITHQLEVARSLFDRVAVMEAGRLVEQSATYDLFAAPQSDMGQRLVNRFLDTQLPPKVAAQLAQQEGQLLALRYRGSDSLTPIITEIAKATDVDINIIQGRIEFIQERAIGVLAVYLTGQTEAVKRAIAAFRQRVDYVEEVNAHE, encoded by the coding sequence ATGAGTCAGATTGAATTAAAACATATTGATGTGACCTTTCAGCAGAAGAAGCGGACGGTCCAAGCGGTCAAGGACGTGTCGCTGACGGTTGAAAAAGGCGAAATATTTGGCATCGTCGGCTTATCCGGTGCCGGGAAGTCGACCCTAGTGCGGATGATCAACTACTTGCAGGCCCCGAGTCGCGGACAAGTTGTGGTCGATGGTCAGGAACTGACTAAGGCCAACCGGCGAGAGATTGCAGCGATTCGCAAGAAAATTGGCTTTATCTTTCAGAACTTTAACTTGGTTGGTAATCGGACCATTGCCCAAAACCTCGCGTTTGCATTAACCGCGGGCGGCTATCCGGAGAAGCAACAGCCGGCTCGGATCCAAGAATTATTATCGCTAGTAGGCTTAGCGGAGCGACAGGACAACTATCCGAGCCAACTCTCTGGTGGTCAGAAGCAACGGGTCGGGATTGCCCGCGCATTGGCGAATGATCCTGATATTTTGCTCTGTGACGAAGCGACCAGTGCCTTAGACGTTGAAACGGCCGAGGAAATCATTCAGATTCTAAAAGACATCAACCAACGTTTGCACATTACCATCGTCTTTATTACCCACCAGTTGGAAGTTGCTCGGAGCTTATTTGACCGCGTGGCAGTCATGGAAGCGGGCCGATTAGTCGAACAGTCGGCGACGTATGATTTATTTGCCGCACCACAGTCGGACATGGGGCAGCGGTTGGTCAATCGTTTCTTAGATACCCAGTTACCGCCAAAAGTCGCCGCGCAGCTCGCTCAACAGGAAGGCCAGTTACTAGCGTTACGCTACCGTGGCAGTGACTCGCTGACGCCGATTATCACGGAAATCGCCAAGGCGACGGATGTGGATATCAACATTATTCAAGGACGCATCGAATTTATTCAGGAACGCGCCATCGGGGTGCTGGCCGTGTACTTAACGGGGCAAACCGAAGCGGTGAAACGGGCGATTGCTGCGTTTCGGCAACGGGTCGATTACGTCGAGGAGGTCAACGCACATGAATGA
- a CDS encoding methionine ABC transporter permease, whose protein sequence is MNETWTILQQNLGTALWDTAKMVFISGFIGVVFGTIIGLLLYYYANPLFAPHPLVNSVAGFVINAIRSLPFLILMVVLIPFAKFVAGDPYTPLGGAVSLSVAAIPFFARLAEGAFADIDAGVVEAARSTGANFWLTFQEVLFPEALPALIRGVVLTLISLLGYSAMVGTIGAGGIGDLAIQYGYNRYNTGVLISVIVILIVIVQIVQWCGDRLADHYTRS, encoded by the coding sequence ATGAATGAGACATGGACGATTTTACAACAGAATTTAGGAACCGCCTTATGGGATACCGCTAAAATGGTCTTCATCTCGGGTTTTATCGGCGTGGTCTTCGGCACGATTATTGGCTTATTACTCTACTACTATGCCAACCCGTTATTTGCGCCCCATCCGCTAGTCAATAGCGTTGCGGGCTTTGTCATCAATGCGATTCGGTCATTACCATTTTTGATTTTGATGGTCGTCTTGATTCCATTTGCCAAATTCGTGGCGGGCGATCCATATACGCCATTAGGAGGCGCCGTCTCACTTTCAGTCGCGGCAATTCCGTTTTTTGCCCGGCTGGCGGAAGGGGCCTTTGCGGATATTGATGCCGGGGTCGTGGAAGCTGCCCGGTCGACCGGGGCTAACTTCTGGTTGACGTTTCAAGAGGTCTTATTCCCAGAAGCCTTACCAGCTTTGATTCGAGGCGTCGTTTTGACCCTGATCAGTTTGCTGGGCTATTCCGCCATGGTCGGGACGATTGGGGCGGGCGGTATCGGTGATTTAGCGATTCAATATGGCTACAATCGCTATAATACCGGCGTTTTGATTAGTGTCATCGTTATTTTGATCGTTATCGTGCAGATCGTTCAGTGGTGTGGCGACCGTTTGGCAGACCACTACACACGGTCGTAA
- a CDS encoding ketopantoate reductase family protein: protein MKYAVLGAGAMGLRYGVLLQEAGQHVDFVDTWDQQVQTIQEQGGVYVARDGQNRHLVPIRISTPEDYHGTPDVLIIFTKQMGLAEMLTRSAHFFNADQYVVTAMNGMGHIEKINQYFKPEKVLGGTALIGTVLKQAGDVDFIGAAGAGSMNIANQTEQPDEVTHQIVADLQAANLNPTLTTNFLGTLLAKVIFNSVINTLCTMFQIQMGEFIQSPVAQKLGRQLIDEAFDVCERAGITLLNTREEEWATIDYVSRKTNPLHFPSMYQDISKHRPTEVDYINGYLYDLGVQYHYEAKTHDFLRNLVHLAEFAGTFDVASLKPLTEGEH, encoded by the coding sequence ATGAAGTATGCAGTATTAGGCGCAGGTGCTATGGGATTACGGTACGGGGTATTGTTACAGGAGGCTGGCCAACACGTGGATTTTGTCGATACGTGGGACCAACAAGTCCAAACGATTCAGGAACAAGGCGGCGTTTACGTGGCGCGTGATGGACAGAACCGTCACCTAGTCCCGATTCGAATTAGCACGCCAGAAGATTACCACGGGACGCCGGACGTGTTGATTATCTTCACTAAGCAAATGGGCTTAGCGGAAATGTTGACGCGTTCAGCGCATTTCTTCAACGCAGACCAGTACGTGGTCACTGCCATGAACGGCATGGGCCATATCGAAAAAATCAACCAGTATTTCAAGCCGGAAAAGGTGCTCGGCGGAACCGCGCTGATTGGGACCGTTTTGAAGCAGGCCGGCGATGTGGACTTTATTGGCGCAGCGGGTGCCGGTTCAATGAATATTGCCAATCAGACGGAACAACCGGATGAAGTGACGCATCAAATCGTGGCTGACTTGCAGGCGGCCAATTTGAATCCGACGTTAACGACCAATTTCCTCGGAACGTTGCTCGCTAAGGTGATTTTCAACTCGGTCATCAATACGTTATGCACGATGTTTCAAATCCAAATGGGCGAATTTATTCAGTCACCGGTCGCTCAGAAATTGGGACGGCAGCTGATTGATGAAGCCTTTGATGTCTGTGAACGCGCCGGCATTACGCTGCTGAATACCCGCGAAGAAGAATGGGCGACCATCGATTATGTGAGTCGCAAGACCAATCCGCTACATTTTCCTTCCATGTATCAAGATATTTCAAAACATCGGCCCACGGAAGTTGATTATATCAATGGTTATCTTTATGATTTAGGCGTGCAGTATCACTATGAAGCGAAGACCCATGATTTCTTACGCAACTTGGTCCACTTGGCAGAATTTGCCGGGACCTTTGACGTTGCCAGTCTGAAGCCGTTAACAGAAGGGGAGCACTAG
- a CDS encoding pyridoxal phosphate-dependent aminotransferase has product MKFEESKILQQLPKQFFANLVRKVNAKAASGADVINLGQGNPDQPTPDFVVKAMQAATADPADHKYSLFRGLPRFKQAAADFYQREYGVQLDPETEIAVLGGSKIGLVELPFALLNPGDTMILPDPGYPDYLSGITLAQVKLELLRLTEQHHFLPDYSQVDPQVADAAKLLYLNYPNNPTGAVATPDFFRDTVDFANEHQIGIVHDFAYGAIGFDGQRPVSFLQTPGAKDVGIEMYTLSKSFNMAGWRVGFAAGNPDMIEALNLIQDHLFVSVFPAIQDAAIAALNSDQQTVRNLVGLYERRRNQFFAAARKIGWEPYPSGGSFYAWMPVPAGYTSESFADLLLDQAAVAVAPGNGFGAGGEGYVRVGLLIDEPRFTEACQRIAKLHLFD; this is encoded by the coding sequence TTGAAATTTGAAGAATCCAAGATTTTACAGCAGTTACCAAAACAGTTCTTTGCGAATTTGGTTCGCAAGGTCAATGCGAAAGCCGCGTCGGGTGCGGATGTGATTAATTTAGGCCAGGGAAATCCGGACCAGCCCACGCCAGACTTCGTCGTGAAGGCGATGCAGGCTGCGACTGCCGACCCAGCTGACCATAAGTATTCGCTATTTCGCGGGCTACCGCGTTTTAAACAGGCCGCGGCAGATTTTTATCAGCGCGAATACGGGGTACAACTGGATCCAGAGACTGAGATTGCCGTTTTAGGTGGCAGTAAAATCGGACTAGTCGAATTACCTTTTGCACTCCTGAACCCTGGCGATACGATGATTTTACCGGACCCCGGCTACCCCGATTACTTGTCAGGAATCACCTTAGCCCAAGTCAAACTTGAATTATTGCGGTTAACTGAACAACATCACTTCTTACCAGACTATTCTCAGGTCGATCCACAGGTGGCTGATGCGGCGAAATTGTTGTACTTGAATTATCCAAATAACCCGACTGGTGCGGTAGCCACGCCGGACTTTTTCCGTGACACGGTCGACTTTGCAAACGAGCATCAGATTGGGATTGTTCACGACTTTGCTTACGGGGCGATTGGGTTTGATGGGCAACGTCCCGTCAGTTTCTTACAAACACCAGGCGCCAAGGATGTTGGCATCGAAATGTACACCTTGTCGAAATCCTTTAACATGGCCGGCTGGCGAGTCGGTTTTGCGGCGGGTAATCCAGATATGATCGAAGCCTTGAACCTGATTCAAGACCATTTATTCGTCAGCGTCTTCCCGGCGATTCAGGATGCCGCCATCGCGGCCTTAAATAGTGATCAACAGACCGTTCGTAACCTAGTCGGGTTATATGAACGTCGGCGCAACCAATTCTTTGCGGCCGCACGCAAAATTGGCTGGGAACCGTACCCCTCAGGCGGCTCGTTTTACGCGTGGATGCCAGTTCCAGCTGGCTATACGAGTGAAAGCTTCGCTGACCTGTTGCTCGACCAAGCAGCCGTCGCCGTGGCGCCAGGAAATGGCTTCGGTGCCGGTGGTGAAGGCTATGTGCGCGTGGGTTTACTGATTGACGAACCCCGATTCACGGAAGCTTGCCAACGAATTGCTAAGTTGCACTTGTTCGATTAG
- a CDS encoding type II toxin-antitoxin system RelB/DinJ family antitoxin — protein sequence MTRVSTSIRIDADLKQAASKQLASMGLSMNTYLNMALRQLVLQQAVQFESDEPSWVPNEETEKALVLAHAEGLGLIPDNAPAFDDPKRAIRYLNDEQ from the coding sequence ATGACTCGAGTATCAACTTCTATTCGTATAGACGCTGATTTGAAGCAAGCAGCTAGCAAGCAACTTGCAAGTATGGGGCTATCAATGAATACCTATCTGAACATGGCGTTAAGGCAATTAGTCTTGCAGCAAGCGGTCCAGTTTGAAAGTGACGAGCCGTCGTGGGTGCCAAATGAAGAGACGGAAAAGGCCCTAGTCCTGGCGCACGCCGAAGGATTAGGGCTCATTCCTGATAACGCGCCCGCCTTCGATGATCCCAAGCGTGCGATTCGCTATCTCAACGATGAACAGTAA
- a CDS encoding ABC transporter permease, whose amino-acid sequence MFTMFKTIGDQFANFKIIRRMAKYDDRATYQSHYLGLAWEFLNPLIQIGIYYLVFGVALKRGDPMPGIPYLPWMVVGIAPWLYMNKTTLDASSSIYRQVGLVSKMKFPVNVLPSIKIYGNLYSFWTMIAFGIFLMFLNGIWPSLAWFQFIYYFGCMIVLMYSLGILNATVSVLIRDWHITLQSVLRMLFYMSGVLFNFTTSNFPAVFVRLLELNPFYYVLNGMRESLLNRGWIWQQPNITLTIVFWLFNLVAILLGTYLYNKFRSNFVDLI is encoded by the coding sequence ATGTTTACGATGTTTAAGACGATTGGTGATCAGTTCGCCAATTTCAAGATTATTCGGCGAATGGCCAAGTATGATGACCGAGCCACATACCAAAGCCATTACCTTGGGTTAGCATGGGAATTTCTGAATCCACTGATCCAAATCGGAATTTACTACTTAGTATTCGGGGTCGCGTTAAAACGTGGCGATCCGATGCCTGGAATCCCGTACCTACCTTGGATGGTTGTCGGGATCGCACCGTGGTTATATATGAACAAAACGACGCTGGACGCGTCTTCTAGTATTTATCGGCAAGTTGGGTTAGTTTCCAAGATGAAGTTCCCGGTCAACGTGTTACCGTCCATTAAGATTTACGGAAATCTCTATAGTTTCTGGACGATGATTGCTTTCGGGATTTTCCTGATGTTTCTAAATGGCATCTGGCCATCACTTGCCTGGTTCCAGTTTATTTATTACTTCGGGTGCATGATCGTTCTCATGTATTCGCTAGGGATTCTCAATGCCACGGTCAGTGTTCTGATTCGTGACTGGCATATTACCTTGCAATCCGTATTGCGGATGCTGTTCTACATGAGTGGGGTATTGTTCAACTTTACGACCTCTAACTTCCCAGCCGTCTTTGTCCGGTTGCTGGAATTGAACCCATTTTATTACGTCCTCAACGGGATGCGGGAATCGCTATTGAATCGTGGTTGGATCTGGCAACAGCCGAACATTACGTTGACGATTGTCTTCTGGTTGTTCAATCTCGTCGCAATTCTGCTTGGAACGTATCTCTATAACAAGTTCCGTTCGAACTTTGTGGATTTGATTTAG